From the Helianthus annuus cultivar XRQ/B chromosome 17, HanXRQr2.0-SUNRISE, whole genome shotgun sequence genome, the window TCAACATCAACGGACCAAACACATCGAGCTAGACATACACTTTGTCCGAGAACACGTCCAAAAGGGCTTAATTCGCGTTCTGCATATGCCATCTCGTTTCCAAGTTGCGGATATCTTCACAAAAGGGCTGCCCCGGGTTCTTTTTGACGACTTTAGATCCAGTCTCAGCGTTCGTTCCCCTcccgcttcgactgcgggggtgtaataggCGCCAATCAAGTCTGTATTATTAGTAAATATTGTAATGTAATTATTGTGTTTATTATCTCCAAAAAATAGGAGATCTCCTGTAATTACTTATAGGGTTGAATGTTAATGAGAAAGGCAAGAGATTATTCTCCATTCCTACaggtaaacttcaaaatcaaccTTAAAAGTTTAAATTATGCTGAAAAGTGTTGTTAATAGTTAGACACTTTATGAATTGGTAAACTattattaaaaaaacatatataacaAAATCATCTCTCACAAACATGTTCACCGCATCGGCAAAACTTTACCGCCCCACCATGTTCACCGCGCGGCAAagggggatggcggcggtgtgcTCGAGCGGCAAAGCGAGTTTGCCGCACCCCTTTGCCGCCTACACCGTACACCCTTATATTGTAGCAGCATCGTGTTTGTATCAGTCACACTAAAAATCGAGTCAAGTTTGTGTCGTGTTTCGGGTTTATTGGTTAATTTTTTAGTGTGAGTAATAGTAATACTTAAAGACTTGATAAAACTTTAATCAACCAATAATTCAAACTCAAATAAATGTTCATGTAATTGTTTTTCTTAATGTCTTTAAATCATTCTTTCTCGTTCTTTAATCAACAAACTTGGTTGTATGAGCTGAATGAaattaaggggttgtttggtagcctcttaatgaccattcagatgctacctcttaatggtttaaaacctctgaatgaataagaggtaacctcaagtctgaatggttaagaagtaacatctgaatggtaaatcatcacatttcacattcttctaccttctcattggtaaaattcttaattgttccattaagaggtagcctcttaatgaccattcagagactaccaaacagcccctaagtgaGAGTCGATTGTTAAAACCATGGTTgtaaacaaggtttccaaggccgagtactcttcgagtagtcgctacaaggtaggctgccgaggcgactttctttaactctgcctaattactcggaatcggtcaaacgcggtcaaccttgGCCAAAATCGTATCTAGAAGGTCAACTCGGgtcgagtttgacttaaaaaacaataaaacacaatttctatgcctatcatattaaagaatgaatatcattttcacttattttttatagatattagtaaatttatgttatttaacatatatttaattttcaaaaactaatttctttataatttaacatgtccgagtactccccgagtactctccgcctaggccgagtactttCAACTCCCCGGCCGACCGTCTAGGGAGCGcttagcgacttttgcaaccatgtttAAAACTAATGTCAAAAAGCTATTGCAAATGAATAGTTGATGAAAAATTTACACGTTATGTTTGGGTTAACCTATTTATTAAATGGATCGTGTTGGATTGGTATGTAAAATAAAAGGTTGTGTTAGTTGACAAAAACCTAGTTACTTTCATTTGGTGTTCGGACCGTAACAGAAATTATCATCTCTGATGTTTATGTGTCAAAAGTATCATTCTTAACCCAACCTCACTTAATATCATATCATGTCTAAAACAAATTTTAGCGATTAAACAATATAGTCGTGATTAATTCTTCATTAAAAACTACTAAAAGATATTAGTATTAACTATTTTTCTTACATGATATTAACATTAACTTTTAATCAACGCTAGCTAGAAGGATCAAATATGTTATGTATAAATTTTGAAGCTCGAGGACCAAATCTATTACATGTGAAGGGGCGGATCTAGCAATAATTACTAGATTTGCCATTTTTAATAAGAAACTAGAGTAGAATTTATAGAATTTTTAGTGAAACCCTATATAGAAACCTACTAAAAAAATCATGAAATTGCCATTGAACATATGGACTATCAGTGTAACAATTTCTTATATTAAACAATTTTAAATTACTTATAAGTTATAAGTAATAAGTAATTAAACATTTCAAGTTTGAAGTTTGACAGGTTTTTTCATCCTATTGGTAATTGACATTTGCCGATATATACAACTAAAACGTTCATCACACAACTCATGTCTTCTTATTAATAACcatacaacaacaataaccatgCCTAGTAAATCCCGTATAGAGCAAAGCTAATGGTAGTGTCTGGTGAGAGTGAGATGTAGACAAACTTTATCCCTATCATCCAGGATAGAAACACTCCTTCCATAGAAACCCTTAGATCTATAACAAAATACATGATATAACCAATGTGGTGGTGGTCTTTTAGCAAAAACAAGACCTTTAAATACATAggttggggagaaaaaagtctTGGGTTTAATTTCCATATACGACAAAGATTAAAAAAATTTCGATAAAAAAACTACATGATATAAAATAAAATTCTTAAACAATGAAACGATTTTTAAATTATGCTACACGTATATTAAAGACTAACGAATCCcatttacttttatttatttattatggcAATAATttgaaataattttttttaacggccaacaaatcAATCTCGAGCACTCTTGGGGCATTCACTGGACAAACGAAGTGCTCCGAAGGTAACCCAAGTGGTCCACCACAAATTCCGGGGAAAACCTGATAAACCACCCGCACGTAGATATGACGGTAAATTACCAGTAAAACTCGTTTAGGGTAAAAATCGAACTCAAGTTTCCCTGAGTTTTCTATCACTACTCATCAGTGCCTCACTCTATTTTTACACTAAACAGAAATTGAACTAAGTCTTCAAATAAGAACTCAATCTTCATACCACTTGATCATTGACAATAATTTGAAATACTAATGAATACAATTTACTACTTATTCATTGCTACAATAATTTGAAAAACTAATAATAATGCAATAACTCCAAATGAATGTAGTGGAAGCGCGTGAGAAACACACACCACAGGTAAAAGTACGGAAAGCGTAGAGTCTACGTAATACGTTTACTTTGATGACATAACAAATCACCCCAATCTTCCATTTATAACTCCTCCCTTCACCACAACCACACACCAACCCACCCACCCACCCGTTGACGCACCACCGCCCCACTCccctctctctctactctctctctaaaTGCAAGACCTCCACCGCTACCCTCTCCGTCCCACCGCCGGTTTCCGCCTTGAACTCACCCCGACAACCACTTCCCCACTCGCCATCGACGTCTCCGAATCCACAGAAATGAGGATCCAACGCCTCATAACCGAGAATCCGGTAATAATATTCAGCCGATCAGGTTGCTGCATGTGCCACGTAATGAAACGACTCCTGTCATCACTCGGTGTCCACCCTACCGTCATCGAGCTGGAGGAGGGTGAGATCGACGCGCTCTCCGCGTCTCAACAAGACGGCGGAGAGACGGTGGCTCCCGCGGTGTTCATCGGTGGAGCGCGTGTTGGTGGATTAGAGGGTCTTGTTGGACTTCACTTGAGTGGTCACCTTGTTCCAAAGCTTGTGGAAGTTGGTGTTCTGCCGTTGTAACAACCTCAGACAAGGGTATTGTggtcattttatatatttataaatttatatatatattttatatatttgtcttcttgttttgttttggtttatGGGGTTTGCAATTCTTTTCTATGCACCAATTTCATTTCCTAATTGTAAAAATGCAAGGTTAAGTTGGATTATTATTATTGCTAGATGCTGTGTTGTGAACCGTTCGTTTGTCTTTTTGTCTTGAAGTTGACGATGCAATCTCAGCCCTCCGTTTTGCATGTTATGCAAATGGTTCCTTGACTTcaattctctctctctcacacacacatattCTATTGCTTCATTTTGCTTTAGAAAAATGGTGACATTTATGTAGTCAGCTTAAATTTTAGTGTCGTGATGAAAATGAGGTTTCTATGTTCATATTGTATAAGTAATTACATAGTCACATACACATATAAATCTCAAGGTTATTGTATAAAATGCCTTAACGTATGAAGCGGAGGAGATTCAGTATCAACATGCCAAAATTGGTTTATAACATGCAATTTTGGTATTCTTTATCATGTGAATTTGTTTCTTTTTAATAACATAGACATGCATTTTTTTTGAACATGCGATCTTTTGGTTTTACAACATGCGACTTTTGTTATAATGTGCGAATTTGACATTATGTACGCTTAGTACGTTAAGGCATACTATACGATACACTTTTTCTATAAATCTAATACCATGAGATAAATGTGCTTTAATTATTAATAGGATTAAGTTGCATCACTGTATATTCATGGTGATAATATTTAGgaggtgtttgggattccttcttttcatcaacttataacttattaactttttgaaaagttaaaaagttgTTTCGGATAGCTCGGTGTTGTGAGGGAAGACTTTTCAGAGAAGTTAAAAAGGAGTTATAATAAGGAAATCCCAAACACCGTCTTAGTTATGAAAGTTTTGTGATCTTGTAGAAACAAACATGTTAATTGATATATGTTGTCTAACTACAATCTAATCTAGGATCTTTGATTTCTATAAATGAAAGTGCAACTTCATACTTAAATTATCAGTTAACGCAATGTAACATATATAATCTGTGAAATCAAATATATTGAAGTGTTGTTTCTTTCCAGGTGGTCCGGTTTTTTGTTTTATGATATCAGAATCTCAAATCTATTAGGACTGGTTACCGTACAGATGTTGAACTTGATGGTTGTGTTGTAGATAATACATCGttaaatattttgattttagactcaaatggttaaaattaaTCACGAAAACAAAAGGACTTAAAATGTAATTTACTCAATGTTTTATGTGATCATAACTATTAACTAATATGATTGGGTGTGAAGTCCTCTAAGAAGAGCTcaagtataatatatataatgAGTGTATAGGCATGGAGCATATGTATATAAGCATTAAGTTGCTATATAATAACCTGAGATGCCTTTACTCATTAAGGTGTCATGGTTGGTTCATATGGGAAACATATAATGTTTCTTTTTGGACCATGCGTTGGAATTTGGATAAACGAGAAGATCATAATATGTGAATGTCAGGACTACAAGCTTGGTCTCTTTATGCATGAAGGAAACAAATTAACCAAGCTTTTGTAGAACTTCTAGCTAGTGTAACCAACTGCTCTTATGCGCATATAATTTGAAAGGAACGTTTTAAGAGTCGTTTAATAATGAAGAACCCATAAAAGCCCTTAGGTGATGTCTTTTTACACAAAATACCTAATCAAACCCCATCCCTAATTTGTATTTTATAGTAACATGATATTGATTGCTTCGCAGTAAGATTCAACTTTACTTAGAGGGATTTATATTTAATGTGCCATGTATGGTGCATAAAATGGGTCTATATGACTTGTTTATACATGTATGCACTATACGTGACCAAACGAGACACATTATATACTACTGCTATgtgtgcttttttttttttttgaagttcaACGTTTCTCAAATGCACGACATATCGTGAGACTCTTTAAGTGGTTCGGTATTTTTATATCTTAGAATGAATGCAGCTTGATACTATATGGTTGTGTGTAGTTACTTGTCCATGCCTCGCTATGATGGTGTTGCATGTTAGTGTTCATATACGTGAAACCACGAGGTTGTGTAATACTCAATGTAGAAAGTGGCAATTCTTCTTGTACAAGCAATAAAAAGTTAGGTTGATCTTTAATAGTAAGACTCTAAAGTCGAAACTAATTTACCCTACATGTTCAAACATGTCTAGTTATTAAGTTATGAGAAATTGTATGTGTACTTTTGTTATCTCCCATCTCTCTCTTCCCTTTTTAAAGGGATGtttttgtatttgtatttgtggtattttatttttagttttttacaGCTCAAATTTAGACTATCTAGTTGATGATTGAAAGGTTGTGACATTTTCAAGCGTACGTGCTTAGTGTCTGGTAAGCATACACGTCACTTGAATTTGTTGAAGCGAAAAATTCGTCACGGGTTATAACCTTCTTGTCATGTTTCTTCAACCGGTTCTCGAGTTATCATAGTTGGGTgttgtttttttcttttgtaaTGGACAAACTAGACATGCATTTCCCATATTGAGGGTAGCCATCATTCATCATGCTAATATATGGTTTTGTGGCCAATGATGCCATGGTAACATGGTTGAGTAGGGTTGTTTAAAAAGCTCGCGGTTTGAAGttcgctcggatttagctcggaaaaagctcgctcgatttggctcggtttaaaagtgagccgagccggctcagctcggttagaaagtgagcctatcTCGGCTCGGCTCGCAACGAGCCGAGTtggctcggttcggttcggctcgctttgtagctcggctcagtttagctcgaattatttacttataataagttttaattttatatacattataatatattacaaaaaactgattattatttacatgtatataggtttgtaatttgatatttatggcatatttgaagattggttaccatactaatgaactaatattgtattttattgaaattaaaacttattttgcgttgttaaacttgattttggtttgaattgtattaggttgaacttattttgaatatattcttttaaattattaaatactattttaggctattaaattttaagaggtatatattagttttttttataaaatcgagccaagccgagccgagctagctcggtttaaaaccaagccgagcccgagcttagattttcagctcggtttcaaatccgagccgagccagctcggttcataatcgagccgagcccgagcttagcctggctcggctcggctcggctcatgaacagccctatGGTTGAGGCATCCTAGTTTTTCCCCTAATACATGGGTTCGAGTAACACCCGTTGCAGTTTGGGTGGGAGCACTCAACTGGCTAGGAGGTTCTTATGGGGTTTTCTCCGGTTGAATGTCGTGTCACTCTCTGTGCTAGCGTGGGCCCTTTTGTAATGAACGACCGTCTGGCCTTAATGGGACCGAGCTTCCAATGGGGATGTGCGATGAGTCGATATAGATAATTTTCCGTTTAAAAAAATTTGGTTTTGTGATCAAGaatggccgttcaaaaaaaatatttggTTTTGTAACCAAGAATGAATGgtaaagagtaaattacacagATTGTCCTTTAATTACATCCTAAATTGCAGTCTCTGTCCTTTCCCTTTAATTTGTGCATTCCATGTCCTTTAAATAACAAATTTGCACACTCCTTGTCCTTTGCTCCAAACCCCATCCAACAACCCAGTTAAATGCACCCATGTGCCTCTCACATgatgggtaaaattgtaattaaCCTTCCACCAACCCTTAAAAACCCCATAGTCTTCTTCCTCCCAGAACACACTCTCCAAACCCTTCACTCCACACGATCAACCCAATACCATAGAAACCTTAATCAAACGATTGTAAACCGAGCCCACTGTAATCGAACTGACCGAAACAAATCAAAAACGGAAACTGATTTTTGAAACAAAACTGAAATTTAAACAAATAACGCTCGAAATCCTTACCGGAAAGAACCAAACTCGAACTGGGACTACGTTGAACTGACATCACCATAGCTGGCTCGAGTCGGATCGAAATTCTGACCGTTGACCGCCTTGACCGGACCAAACATAACACGAGCCGAAGTAAAACTGAAATCTGACCCGAGGTTTGAACCATACGAGACCCGAAACATCCGAAGCTGAACACAACAATAAACACCACCACTGCCGTCGCGGCTCCGCCGCCGTTGGCGGGTCGTGCCGGAAAACGGCGCCGTCGCGTATGGCGGTGCTGCCGCCATCTCCTTTgcccgtctctctctctctccttatCTCCGTCGCCGCTCCACCACCagacggtggtggcggtggtgcgTTTTGTCGATCGAAAAAAAGGGTTTAGGAGAGGTTGAGGTGTTTtattttttgggggggggggtgtctcACCGGTTCTTCGGCGGCGGTGAGGAACGTCGAGAGGGTGAGGGAGCAGGTTATGAGCTTGTGTGGGTTTGCAGGTTTTAGATCGAGAGGAGAGAGAGAGCTGCTTGTGTATATCTGTGTGTGTTTGAAGGAGATGAATGTACAGAGGAGTTTGTGTGTGTATTGTTTGTTTATAAGTTGCAGACAACAAAAGTTGGGAGGGAACGAGATGGGAGGAAGAAGACTCTGGGGTTTTTAAGGGTAGGTGGAAGGTTAATTACAATTTTATCCATCATGTGAGAGGCACATGGGTGTATTTAACTGGGTTGTTGGATGGGGTTTGGAGCAAAGGACAAGGAGTGTGCAAATTTGTTATTTAAAGGACATGGAATGCACAAATTAAAGGGAAAGGGCAGAGACTGCAATTTAGGGTGTAATTAAAGGACAATCTGTGTAATTTACTCAATGGTAAATAAGTGGCTTAGTCCAAGTCCAGCATTTATTTAGCAACCCGATATGCAATACAAGTTGTAAATAGCCCAATACGAAATACAAATTGTGGCAGCCCGGTTTCGCTTTGAAACCCAACTCTCGCTTGACCCAAAAGTGGCCCAATCTTCTCCACTGGCACTCTAGCAGTTTGTTTTGACACAATGGGTCCTCTCATGTTCTCGAAAGTGTGCTTTTTAGAATCGTGTCATCGACTTTGCTGATTGTAAAGTTGTCAGGTATACCGTATACAAGGTTAACGGAATTATTATCATTATCAGTTTATCACTAAAGTTTAAAGGGCATCTAATTATATCAATTTCCATTTTCCTTATTTTATGTTGAAATTACAATCGTTCTCTTTCGCTATTTGTGCAtgtcatttttttattttagttttcttTTTAATATGAAAGCTTAAATGATTATTCAAAGCGTGCGTTTCTTCGTGTTCTCTTTTGTTAAGACCATTTGTAATGCCATCCTTTGCCACCTCAGTGCAAAGGGACGTGGCACACCGCCCTAAATGCATGAATCGCATGATCAAGGGCGTGAGAGAGGTTTACTATGGGGCAATTTACGATGTAATCCAACACACAAACCTTTTTTTCCTACTATTAGCCAGTCATAATCAaccaaaatcacaaactttttcttttatttttgttCTTTGTATAATTTTCATGTGAAATCTTCTAAATTTAGTGAAAATAGCGAGTAGAAACAGTCATGTTTGCGTGACAGTGACATAGCaccaactttttcattttttaatgaAACCATTACACATACCCTAATTATTAAATCCAAGATTTGAAGTTTGTAAAGCATATTCTGAAATTTAGAcaatttcaagttttaaaaaaatGATGACTTCGATTTATCTAGTTGAAAACTTAACTGAATTATAATTTTGCTTTTAGTCCACTTTTTAAATTGCCTTTGATTTTCGATTTTGACCAAATAGAATTTCAAACTGCAGACCAAAACTGTGAGACTTGAGTTCGTATAACTTTTGGAAGATATCTACAACTATTGATTCAGTGGATTATAAAGATCATTTGTTGGTGTATCTGGAGGCCAGGAATGAGACGCATTTCTCCAATAATCCAGGTAGAGTAGAGAAAATTGCAGAAAAGAGAGAAAAAATCTCCCataaatttaaattaattaagttttatttattaacgttCCTTCCTACTCACAAAATGAAATTATTCGTGAATGTAGGGCTAGCCCATGTGGTAGAGGTTTGATTTATGCCTCTTAAAGGAGATGTTACAAGTTCAATACTGGACAAATGTAAATATTTTATAATTATTGGTGTAATAGAGTAAAGGTAACCGTTGTAAtgaagtttttttttcttttaatgtgTTTTTTACACTTGCACCCCTACGTTTTAAATTAATTATGTTTGTGCCCCTTGACTTTACTTGAATTATAAGAATTCAGTTCTTTAACTAATCTACGTTTTTACTGAATTATCTTACCATCCTTAAAGTTTAAGAAAGTTATTTTTTAACTTGTATTATTTCTTTTATCTTTTTTCTACATTTAATTCTTTTTATTTAACTTATTATAATTGAAGCTAACTTTTAACTTTAGACATACTTAGTTAAGTGTATGGCTTGTTTATTTTTAACGTCATTTCAACGTATTTTTTACATATCAATGCATAATGGAGTGGACGAGAGAATGGAAtagacgaggtaatggaatggacaagggaatgcaatggatcattaccattccatgtcttgtttggttacgaTGTAGGAAtgtaatgaattattattgtgtattgtttggtaggcaagaaaaatgaaggaataaaatcagcggtgagtggtggtggtcgaTGGTAATGATTTTGGGTGGCGGCGACGGTGgatggtggcggtggaggcggcgACGGTGGTTGGTTGTGGCGGCGGTGGCGGCgttgacgatggtggtggtgggtggcggcggtgacTGGCGTTGGCGGCGATGGTGGTTGGTGGCGACGGTGGGTGGCAACGGTGGCGGGTGGGTGGCGGCAGTGGTGGTGGCTGTCGGGGTGGCGGTGGAGGCGTTGACGGGTTGCGGGTGGTAGGTTGTGATGTTGGTGATGAATGATGCtagatgagatggaatgaaaaaaaacacGGGGAGTGGAtgaaatgattttgagggaatggaatgccttgtggaatgggtgattccattctattgaccaaccaaacaccactttcttcatttccttgtaatgatccattccattccacctctcattcctgcatgcCAAATACTACCTAAtacttgtttttatatttttcaattGATTTAAAccaagggtctgtttggtatggggtaatggaatagatgagagaatggaatggacaacggaatgaaatggatcattccattccattgtgatgtttggttactcgtAGGTGAATataatgaatcattactttgtacaatttgataaacaaaaaagatgaagtaacgaaacacaactgtattaaaaacgacaaaaatataattgcctcaataataataataataataataataataataataataataatatattaatgttatagattttttatatattaatattagtatgaatattaataaatataaatataaatataaatacaaataaaagtataagtatataataacaataacaataataataataataataataataataataataatcatcatcatcatcatcatcatcatcatcatcatcatcatcatcataataataataataataataataataaaaataataataataacatatttctttccattccttgaatGAATGGAAAAAAACACCTACATACCAAGGaatgaaaattattatatttggaaggagttacattccattggaatgctccattccattaccacatgataaccaaacatgtttcttttcattccatcacaatgatccattccattccaccttccaTTCCTTCATACCAGACGCTACCCAAATGTTTAAATCCTTTTGGGTGACTTTATTTTTGGGCTTTTCTTTTTCGGTTGCTCTGCCGGGTGCCAATATCATATCGATAGCATAATAAACCAAACTAACACTGATCAAATTCACATCATTAACGTCATTTTTACCGTTGCTTCTAAAATTTCCATTTAATCTTTCTAAAAATTTCTGACCGTCCACGTCATAAAGCGTAGGCGtcactattatatatatatattatatatatattgttagtgAAGCTTgataaatagtaattttaattttataataatatatagctttttattattttttaggtttaataacatatttttaattatttttcttttttttaaaccatatatttcctataCCGTTTTTTTAATAACTCTCTTTTCTTTTTTATAACATATATTATCGaataatttgatacttctttaatattATACGTTTATAACTTATACTTAAAATTTTTGTAGGTAGTTATGATTGATTTTTTCCCGGACATTTcgttataagttttgtttaaAACGAAATTGCACTTATagtaaagtatttatttggtatcataaaacagtACGATGACAAACTAAAATGTTTTAATGGTTtagctttctaaacaacatgctttattttcaaatcatgtttgttttacattatcatttgctcggtgtCGTTGCGACGACGACAAAAGAACtagtttcttttcaaaatagaaAAATCAAATTATCCCCTGAAACTTCCACAAGAAGGAGAAAACCATTTCCCCCCAAATTCTCATCCTAAAACCCCCAAAGTAAACCCTTG encodes:
- the LOC110922573 gene encoding glutaredoxin-C6 → MQDLHRYPLRPTAGFRLELTPTTTSPLAIDVSESTEMRIQRLITENPVIIFSRSGCCMCHVMKRLLSSLGVHPTVIELEEGEIDALSASQQDGGETVAPAVFIGGARVGGLEGLVGLHLSGHLVPKLVEVGVLPL